A single window of Coffea eugenioides isolate CCC68of chromosome 7, Ceug_1.0, whole genome shotgun sequence DNA harbors:
- the LOC113777254 gene encoding putative late blight resistance protein homolog R1A-3 gives MEIPSSSNANCFDFALYDYLQSHHISSSTSTSCFDLALDILAELDEEPLFRWDSDYLKENLRLMKTCFLYVKKCRRRRNHKALLEHDHDDRYNIMSENLRRSIICFRIQDVAISMIHDIQSAYVQYIHSGYRLDSANIESAITRSKEKIKMFLETDLKKSCAAIFIDYYSPGDPRLVMDLIMCLFKTLDWVLRVGELRDMIINRLKLLRNLIGFVTMQGFECAQLTDLLTYAVVALGCLISICQFDSDDEQVLNRMESEIYQLIHEKFNLLDLQVRETFVHVLTASKKQPRSSYDLALQKNEDPVVGQFIGSLRDYLMDLLRSYASFQVPVKGQILKLLEEIRCLGILLKQEEKLGDEIKDLIGVVVSDAGILTFPLSGNEIKEGLPEETDLGVFHLHKVLKYMVAEVAHNYPLKSPYSSFNYPISNELGCMDFFLENLKELARCDEAEDSIGFQQDRIQMIQKDLVFLRSFLENIKEQRHQNGKLQAFWSHVMEAAYKAELLIDLAFVSDKCEDSLDAVSRDINLLKIKAPEIHNGQTQRVNKTSIHTPSQFIVTMHDEDLVGLDDEVETITHRLTRGSKQLDVVPIVGMSGLGKTTLANKVYTAPSVRSHFHVCGWCRVSQTYSIRSMLVELLCSSSSESSDGYLKMDENDLVVKLRQVLLRSRYLLVLDDLWDVEAWNLLEKSLPNDANGSRILFTSRYQDLSLHFEPNSEPHHLRHLTDEESWKLLQRKLFGTEDCPATLSEVGSQIAKLCQGLPLAVVLVAGILATTTQDSWEEVAKSLSSIVLEDEYCKKTLELSYSHLPNYLKPCLLYFGAFQEDEVINVQRLLWLWIAERFVQQAGGKSLEEAAYDCLMALINRSLVMVIRQRIVGGAKACLLHDLVHEFCVEKAKEESFLYVIHSWKAPLSLTGPSNPYRVCVSNTRESKIWELMLIFPNLRSLILFGHVHITHKDEDLGILLPKLLRVLDFGNLDFRYSFPMEVVLLVHLRYLALTGITYIPSAIANLSRLETLIVKYPRFGIELPSTIWNIKTLSHLRVLNYDGEWPMGFIFPVENLEESPDLDHLDTLDLTIDPSPQSLQKILRKLPSIRRLKCMERADESREATRNCDDILEFDSLSQLESLHLFRFRGCGFKFPLNLKKLTLLYNRQPWSEISTIGKLPNLEVLKLLDRCFAGEEWVMKQGEFPKLRVLKLSRLKFRNWTAFSDNFSRLEKLALHRCQKLEKVPSCLGECETLEMIEVEECNESVVDSVKQIQQEQKDMGNEVLKIEIDNYGDISISSEEESTEAESTPSEAEEISSERGSIYLYI, from the coding sequence ATGGAGATCCCCTCCAGCAGTAACGCCAATTGCTTTGATTTTGCTTTATATGATTATCTGCAGTCGCATCACATCTCCTCCAGCACTAGCACTAGCTGCTTTGATCTTGCTTTAGATATCCTAGCCGAGCTTGACGAAGAGCCCCTATTTCGCTGGGACTCTGATTACCTGAAGGAGAATTTAAGATTAATGAAAACCTGTTTTCTGTATGTCAAAAAGTGTAGGAGGAGGAGGAACCACAAAGCGCTTTTGGAGCATGATCACGATGACAGGTATAATATTATGTCTGAAAATTTGAGACGTAGTATTATTTGCTTCAGAATTCAAGATGTGGCTATCAGTATGATTCATGATATTCAGTCTGCTTATGTTCAATATATTCATTCTGGTTACCGCTTAGATTCTGCCAACATTGAAAGTGCGATTACCAGATCCAAGGAAAAGATCAAAATGTTTCTTGAGACAGATCTCAAGAAATCATGCGCCGCCATCTTCATCGACTATTACTCACCAGGAGATCCACGACTAGTTATGGATCTTATTATGTGCCTTTTCAAGACTCTGGATTGGGTTTTACGTGTTGGGGAGCTAAGGGATATGATTATAAATAGGCTAAAACTCTTAAGGAATCTCATTGGCTTTGTGACAATGCAAGGTTTTGAATGTGCGCAACTGACAGATCTCTTGACTTACGCTGTAGTTGCACTTGGATGCCTGATTTCTATATGTCAGTTTGACAGTGATGATGAACAAGTGCTCAATCGAATGGAATCTGAAATTTATCAGCTGATACACGAGAAGTTCAATCTTCTTGATCTCCAAGTCCGAGAAACTTTTGTCCATGTCCTGACAGCTTCAAAGAAACAACCAAGATCATCATATGATTTAGCCCTTCAGAAGAATGAGGATCCAGTGGTAGGCCAGTTTATTGGTTCTCTCCGTGATTATCTTATGGATCTACTACGATCTTATGCCAGTTTTCAGGTTCCAGTGAAGGGTCAAATACTAAAACTCCTTGAGGAAATAAGATGCCTGGGTATCCTTCTTAAACAGGAGGAGAAACTAGGTGATGAAATAAAGGATCTTATTGGAGTTGTGGTCTCTGATGCAGGAATTTTGACCTTCCCCCTTTCTGGCAATGAAATCAAGGAAGGCTTGCCTGAGGAAACAGATCTTGGGGTGTTTCATTTGCACAAAGTTCTCAAATATATGGTGGCAGAGGTTGCACACAATTATCCACTAAAATCACCATATTCATCATTTAATTATCCTATATCCAATGAGTTGGGCTGTATGGATTTTTTCCTAGAAAATCTCAAGGAACTAGCAAGGTGTGATGAGGCTGAAGATTCAATTGGTTTTCAACAGGATAGAATCCAAATGATCCAAAAAGATCTCGTATTCTTAAGATCTTTCCTGGAAAATATCAAGGAGCAACGCCATCAGAATGGAAAACTTCAAGCCTTCTGGAGTCATGTTATGGAGGCTGCATACAAGGCAGAGTTACTGATTGACTTGGCATTTGTTAGTGATAAATGTGAAGATTCTTTGGATGCCGTTTCTAGAGATATCAATCTTTTGAAGATTAAGGCCCCAGAGATCCATAATGGTCAAACCCAAAGAGTTAACAAGACTTCCATTCACACACCATCGCAATTTATTGTCACCATGCATGACGAAGATCTGGTAGGTCTTGACGACGAGGTGGAAACTATTACTCATCGGCTTACGAGAGGATCAAAGCAATTGGATGTTGTTCCCATTGTGGGTATGTCTGGCCTTGGGAAGACCACATTAGCCAATAAAGTTTATACTGCTCCTTCAGTTAGGTCACATTTCCATGTTTGTGGTTGGTGTCGTGTTTCTCAAACATATAGCATACGCAGTATGTTAGTTGAGCTTTTGTGTAGTAGTTCTTCTGAGAGTTCTGATGGATATCTAAAGATGGATGAAAATGATTTGGTCGTGAAGCTAAGGCAGGTTTTGTTGAGAAGTAGGTATCTCCTTGTTTTGGATGACTTGTGGGACGTTGAGGCATGGAATTTGTTGGAAAAATCGCTGCCGAATGATGCCAATGGAAGCAGGATTCTCTTCACCAGTAGATACCAGGATTTATCTTTGCATTTCGAACCTAATAGCGAGCCTCACCATCTCCGCCATCTTACTGACGAAGAGAGTTGGAAATTGCTGCAGAGAAAGCTATTTGGCACGGAAGATTGTCCTGCAACACTAAGTGAAGTTGGATCTCAAATAGCAAAACTTTGTCAGGGCTTACCCCTTGCAGTTGTTCTTGTTGCTGGAATTCTTGCTACTACTACACAAGATAGTTGGGAAGAAGTTGCAAAAAGTCTAAGTTCTATTGTCCTTGAGGATGAATACTGCAAGAAGACACTTGAGCTAAGTTATAGTCATTTACCAAATTATTTGAAGCCATGCCTTCTGTACTTTGGTGCATTTCAAGAAGATGAGGTTATTAATGTGCAAAGGTTGTTATGGCTTTGGATCGCTGAAAGATTCGTGCAACAGGCTGGAGGAAAGAGCTTAGAGGAAGCAGCTTATGACTGCTTGATGGCTCTAATTAATAGAAGTTTAGTTATGGTTATCAGACAAAGAATTGTGGGTGGTGCCAAAGCCTGTCTACTTCACGATTTGGTACACGAGTTTTGTGTGGAAAAAGCCAAAGAAGAAAGTTTTCTTTACGTTATTCATAGTTGGAAAGCCCCTCTTAGTCTCACTGGGCCAAGCAACCCCTACCGAGTTTGTGTTTCCAATACCAGAGAATCGAAGATTTGGGAGTTAATGCTTATTTTTCCCAATTTACGCTCCTTGATCTTGTTTGGACATGTTCATATTACACATAAAGACGAGGATTTGGGTATTTTGTTACCTAAACTTCTCAGAGTGTTGGATTTTGGGAATTTGGACTTTCGTTATTCTTTTCCAATGGAAGTAGTATTGCTTGTTCACTTGAGATACCTGGCACTCACAGGAATAACATACATCCCATCTGCGATAGCCAACCTCTCAAGGTTAGAAACTCTTATTGTAAAATATCCGCGTTTTGGTATTGAGCTGCCAAGTACTATTTGGAACATTAAGACATTGAGTCATCTACGTGTTTTAAATTATGATGGAGAATGGCCAATGGGCTTTATTTTTCCAGTTGAAAATCTTGAAGAATCCCCAGATTTAGATCATTTAGACACTTTAGACCTTACAattgatccctcccctcaaagCTTGCAAAAGATACTGAGAAAGTTACCAAGCATTCGCAGGTTAAAATGTATGGAACGCGCGGACGAATCAAGAGAAGCTACCAGAAATTGCGACGATATTCTTGAATTTGACAGTTTGAGTCAACTAGAATCACTTCATTTGTTTCGTTTTCGTGGATGTGGATTTAAATTCCCgttgaatttgaaaaagttgaCTCTCTTGTATAATCGTCAGCCATGGAGTgaaatttcaacaattggaaagTTGCCCAATCTTGAAGTGCTTAAATTACTTGATCGCTGCTTTGCTGGGGAGGAATGGGTAATGAAACAAGGGGAATTCCCTAAACTCCGAGTATTAAAATTGTCAAGGTTGAAATTTCGCAACTGGACTGCATTTTCTGATAATTTTTCCCGCCTTGAGAAATTGGCCTTGCACCGATGTCAGAAGCTGGAAAAGGTCCCTTCCTGTTTAGGGGAGTGTGAGACTCTTGAAATGATTGAGGTGGAAGAGTGTAATGAGTCTGTTGTAGATTCCGTAAAGCAAATTCAACAAGAACAGAAAGATATGGGAAATGAGGTTCTAAAGATCGAAATTGATAATTATGGTGATATATCCATTTCCTCAGAAGAAGAGTCTACAGAAGCAGAGTCAACTCCCTCAGAAGCAGAGGAGATTTCTTCAGAAAGAGGGtctatatatctatatatatag